The following coding sequences are from one Sphaeramia orbicularis chromosome 11, fSphaOr1.1, whole genome shotgun sequence window:
- the rbbp4 gene encoding histone-binding protein RBBP4: protein MRNEEYEIWKKNTPFLYDLIMSHALEWPSLTVQWMPEVTKPDGEDYNVQQLLLGTHTTDEQNHLVIASVHMPNDDYEAEVSEYDGEKGEFGGFGSMIGKFEIETKINHEGEVNRARYMPQNPSIIATKSPSSEVLVFDCTKHTSKPDPSGECRPEMRLRGHTKEGYGISWNENVLGSLISASDDHTVCLWNLCSIPTGDGLDPISTFTGHTDVVEDVAWHLVHESLFGSVSHDRKFMLWDTRESSTVKPTHSINAHKEEVNCLSFNPFSEVYVATGSADKTVALFDLRNPKVKLHSLESHKDEIFQVQWSPHNETILASSGSDGSIIIWDLSKIGEEQSAEDAADGPAELLFVHGGHTAKVSDFCWNAKERWVMCSVSEDNILQIWQMAEELHQSHR from the exons ATGAGAAATGAGGAGTATGAGATCTGGAAGAAAAACACTCCATTCCTGTATGACCTCATTATGTCCCATGCATTGGAGTGGCCTAGCCTCACAGTTCAGTGGATGCCTGAGGTCACAAA GCCAGATGGGGAGGATTACAATGTGCAGCAGTTGCTTTTGGGGACTCACACAACTGATGAGCAGAATCACCTGGTCATTGCAAGTGTCCATATGCCAAACGACGATTacgaggctgaggtctcagagtaTGATGGTGAAAAAG GGG AATTTGGAGGCTTTGGCTCAATGATTGGCAAGTTTGAGATAGAAACCAAGATTAACCATGAGGGAGAGGTGAACCGTGCCCGCTACATGCCCCAGAACCCCTCCATTATTGCCACCAAGAGTCCCTCCTCAGAGGTGCTAGTGTTTGACTGCACCAAACACACCTCAAAGCCAG ATCCATCTGGAGAGTGTCGGCCTGAAATGCGTCTCAGAGGTCATACGAAAGAAGGCTATGGTATTTCCTGGAATGAAAATGTGCTTGGCAGCCTGATTAGtgcatctgatgaccat ACAGTTTGCCTGTGGAATCTTTGTAGTATACCCACGGGGGATGGGCTTGATCCCATTTCAACCTTTACCGGTCACACTGATGTGGTGGAAGACGTTGCCTGGCACTTAGTCCACGAATCACTGTTTGGATCTGTATCACATGACAGGAAGTTCATGCt TTGGGATACCCGTGAAAGCAGCACTGTCAAACCCACCCATTCAATAAATGCTCACAAAGAAGAGGTCAACTGTCTGTCATTTAACCCATTCAGCGAAGTTTACGTCGCCACCGGCTCTGCAGACAAG ACGGTAGCTCTCTTTGACTTGAGAAACCCAAAGGTGAAGCTTCATTCCTTGGAGTCACACAAGGATGAGATCTTCCAG GTCCAGTGGTCACCCCATAATGAGACCATACTGGCATCCAGTGGAAGCGACGGCAGCATCATCATTTGGGACCTCAG taaaatCGGAGAGGAACAGTCAGCAGAAGATGCAGCGGATGGCCCAGCTGAGCTACTG TTTGTTCATGGAGGCCACACAGCCAAAGTCTCTGACTTTTGCTGGAACGCCAAAGAGCGATGGGTCATGTGCTCCGTTTCTGAAGACAACATCCTGCAAATATGGCAAATG GCTGAAGAACTCCACCAGAGTCATCGTTAA
- the sync gene encoding golgin subfamily A member 6-like protein 7, producing MEDMDDNVSSSGFAPLFIQEEDGESKGGLREEHLESSTSQSGLTFTGAQLSQTALMRPYLQEMDELLKSCEELTGIPFGSRFSTSLTDVSLSESNRSRDDITMETKASPQAYLSTNYLDTQVNMAGIEDQPGQGDCRSNSRCDVGPEVSPLMPLTSAGNKLSENMVEYENQLLGMLAMLEGCMEEAGMDYETQESQEYVHISKNTNHFRGTTLTPLEQGKPMKLETQTMPLQSFMNQDDTRNMVFQEGRREATRGPPQNSLFSCNTASSFLEERLERSGGTELCEKLDTDKSDLEPQSMYSGPQMTVESTDNEHMCCEETKTDYMSTEDEGMNTEQPDEEKQELRMDTGGLRPGVNDLDVLGSQLEECIEEVQRLEMRRKELLAEVLELRGHECQGETQEEERTEEQIERKVAELMKAFKKEEEGRREERKGEIQSIREERAEEERRMWKVNLERQGLQDELRKLKRRLFTMAVDGAHTQAALNTQHRHVELLKREEEKLQSMVDQLREEGSQIRTAHQQQVLRLEAEIHATSSTQISNTQEELTECRRHSCGDIQQYVQGGLKALEQRYEPILLALLKRREAAAGGLVKAKEQAQEMKAQLSPLREEIQKLKLQKACLEEKLKLIHLHRRENVGQYKETVHYLEERSRELRTELNIQKKNTKEMEELKERLNKKLLMYRSAIENHNKHGPEVKT from the exons ATGGAGGATATGGATGACAATGTTTCGTCCTCTGGGTTTGCTCCACTCTTCATTCAAGAAGAGGATGGAGAGTCGAAGGGAGGTCTCAGGGAGGAACACTTGGAGAGCAGCACTTCACAGTCTGGTCTCACCTTCACTGGAGCTCAGCTCAGTCAAACAGCTTTAATGAGGCCATATTTACAGGAGATGGATGAGCTACTGAAGAGCTGTGAGGAGCTCACGGGCATTCCTTTCGGCTCCCGCTTTTCCACAAGTTTAACCGACGTCAGTTTGAGTGAGTCAAATCGGAGCAGAGACGACATCACAATGGAAACAAAAGCATCTCCCCAAGCTTATCTTTCCACAAACTACTTGGACACACAAGTGAATATGGCTGGAATAGAAGATCAACCAGGACAAGGCGACTGCAGAAGTAACAGCAGATGTGATGTGGGCCCAGAAGTCTCTCCCTTAATGCCTCTAACCTCAGCAGGTAATAAACTCAGTGAAAACATGGTGGAGTATGAAAACCAGCTCTTAGGGATGTTGGCCATGCTGGAGGGTTGTATGGAAGAGGCTGGAATGGATTATGAGACGCAAGAAAGCCAAGAATATGTGCACATCAGTAAGAACACCAATCATTTCAGGGGTACAACTCTGACACCCCTAGAACAAGGGAAGCCAATGAAGCTGGAGACTCAGACGATGCCGCTTCAATCCTTTATGAaccaagatgacacaagaaataTGGTTTTCCAGGAAGGCAGACGTGAAGCTACAAGAGGGCCGCCGCAGAATTCTTTATTTAGCTGCAATACTGCCAGTAGCTTTCTGGAGGAGAGACTGGAAAGGTCTGGTGGAACTGAGCTTTGTGAAAAACTTGACACAGACAAAAGCGATCTTGAACCTCAGTCAATGTATTCAGGGCCACAGATGACAGTAGAAAGCACAGACAATGAGCACATGTGCTGTGAAGAGACAAAAACAGATTACATGTCCACTGAAGATGAAGGCATGAACACTGAACAGCCTGATGAGGAAAAACAAGAGCTGAGGATGGACACCGGTGGACTGAGACCTGGCGTTAATGACCTGGATGTACTGGGGTCTCAGCTGGAGGAGTGTATAGAGGAGGTGCAGCGCTTGGAGATGAGGAGGAAAGAACTTCTGGCTGAGGTGTTGGAGCTGAGAGGGCATGAATGTCAAGGTGAAACACAGGAGGAAGAGAGGACGGAGGAGCAAATTGAAAGAAAAGTGGCAGAGCTGATGAAAGCATttaagaaggaggaagaagggaggagagaggagaggaagggaGAAATCCAGAGTATTAGGGAGGAAAgggcagaggaggagaggaggatgtGGAAGGTGAACCTGGAGAGACAAGGGCTACAGGATGAGCTCAGAAAGCTGAAGAGGAGGCTGTTCACCATGGCTGTGGATGGTGCCCACACCCAGGCGGCCTTGAACACCCAGCACCGACATGTGGAGCTGCTGAagagagaagag GAGAAGCTGCAGTCCATGGTCGACCAGCTGAGAGAAGAGGGGTCCCAGATCCGGACCGCCCATCAACAGCAGGTCTTACGTCTAGAAGCAGAGATTCACGCCACAAGTTCCACCCAGATCTCCAACACTCAGGAGGAGCTGACTGAGTGCAGGAGGCACTCCTGTGGGGACATCCAGCAGTATGTGCAGGGTGGACTGAAAGCACTGGAGCAAAG GTATGAACCCATTTTGCTGGCACTGCTGAAGAGGAGAGAGGCAGCAGCCGGAGGTTTGGTGAAAGCCAAAGAACAGGCCCAGGAAATGAAAGCCCAGCTGAGCCCACTGAGGGAGGAGATCCAAAAGTTGAAGCTCCAGAAGGCTTGTCTGGaagaaaaactcaaactaatTCACCTTCACAGGAGAGAGAATGTGGGGCAGTATAAG GAGACGGTGCACTATCTGGAGGAGAGAAgcagagaactgaggacagagttAAACATTCAGAAGAAGAACACTAAAGAGATGGAGGAGCTGAAGGAGAGGCTTAACAAAAAACTCCTCATGTACAG GTCTGCTATTGAGAACCACAACAAGCATGGCCCTGAGGTGAAAACATAA